The stretch of DNA CTCGCCCTCCAGCAGAAGCCTCGCCCTGCCGCTGAGCGACACCTTCAGGGAGCCCCACTCACCAGCAGCCAGCCGGAGGGGCCTCGACCGACGCAATGAGGCCCTGCTGCACCGCGGCTTGCTGCCCAGCCGGCTGCACCTGCCTCGCCGCCGACTCGAGGAGCCCAGCAACCTCCCTATGACCCCCCTCCCTAGCGAGGTCCAAGGGAGTTTTGCCCTCATTGTCCCTAGCGTTCACGTCTGCGCCACTCTTGATGAGGAGCCTAGCCACATCCACATGGCCATGAGCGGCGGCGAAGTGCAGCGGCGTAAATCCAAACTTGCCCCTTGCGTTGACGTCTGTGCCGCGCTCGAGGAGCTCTGGATAAAAAGCTTACTTGGGAGTTAGAGCTTTAAAGGACTCGAGCCGGGGCTAGCAGGCTAGCGGGTAGCGGCTCAGCGAAGCGCTAGTTCCCCCTCGCTTGTTCTGAGGTGTGGTATCCAAGGGTTGCCTTGGTATATGTCGAGAGGCAAATAGCCGAAAAACCTTAGGCTCAGTTCCCAGCTATTGGGGGTTTGTGTGGGTGAGGTGAGGGTTGCATACGTGGCTTTCGAACAGCTCAGAGCTGATGCGCCTCGTTTAAGTGCGAAGATAGCCTCCATCGACCAGAAACCAAGCCACGGCTCTCCTTCGACAGGTATTTCACAGTCCAATGCCTAGTTAAAATACGATAAGGGTTAAGTAAAAACGTTTTTTAATTCACACACCCCTCTTTACTGTCATTGAAGACTTAAACTCATTTAAGTCTCTGCGGTTCTTTGAATTCATCTTGACCCTTAGCGATGCTCTTGCTAGCTACTATGATGCTTCAACGCCTTAGCTAACGCCTCCTCTAATTCCGAGGCTTTCGGCCTCTTTTTCGGCTCCTTGTTTAAGGCCTCTTTGAGAGCAATAACCGTTTCCTCGGGGAGATTCTGGCGGAGCAGAGGCACGGGGATATTGGGAGGGCTCGGAGGTGAGGAGGTAATGGTCTCTACGGCAGTCACCGCCAAGGAGTAAACGTCGCCTTCTCGGCTGTAAACTCCCTGTGTCATAAGCTCTGGAGGAGCGTAAACGGGCGTGTAGGCGAACTTCAGCAGCCTCCTCGCTGTTTCAAACCTATCGAGGATAACAGCGGTATAGAGGTCGGCGAGGACCGGCTCCATGCTCGAGTACAGGAGTACGTTTTCTGGCTTCAGGTCCCCGTGCACTACCCCGTGCTCGTGCAGAACAGCTACCTTGTGGGCGACCCTTGTAGCGACCTCCAGGCGGCGCTTTAAGGGATAGCCGCCCTCGATGAAGCCTCTCAGGCTCCCGCCGTCAACGTACTCCTGAACCAGCGCAAAGACCTCACGCTCGCTCTCCCCAGTTACAGCGCTCGAGACTGTGAACTTCCCGGCCTCGAGCGCCTCCACGACGACCTTCTCGCCTTTGTTCACCTTCTCAGCTGTCTTCGCGGCGTGGTACGCCTCTGTGACCAAGGTGGCTGGGTCGCCGTACATGGGATCAAAAACCTTCACGGCGACAAGCCTGTCAGATAGTATGTCGCGAGCTTTATACGTCGCCGCGAAGCCTCCCTGCCCTAGTTGCTCGTGAATAGCGAATCGACGGTTCAGTATTCTTCCTACGAGTTCGGGAATCTCGCCCAAGCTCTCCGGAACACTCACGCTGAGATCCTGAGAGGATTCGAGAGCGAACTCTTGCCCCATCAATTCAACCGTCTGCTTCACGGTTACGCGGAGGGTGTTTTCACCCGGGGAGATCGGAATAAGAAGCGTGTGGAATCCCTTCTCCTCCGTCCTCGCGCTTACGCTTTCACGCTCACGCGAGGCGAGAACAGTGACTCTTTCCAAGCTCTCCCTGCCTGAAGGCGTATTCACAACGATCTTGGCTTCGAGGAAAGGCCTCCCCCCGATTCTCTGCAGGCGCATCAGCTTCACCTCAGGATTAATGGCGGTTTTCCTGGCTACCCCCACCCAGTCTACCAGCGAGAAAACAAGGCTCTCTCCTAGAAAGTCTGCCTCCTCGACTTCGGGGACTGGGAGGTAAGCGAAGTCCCGGGGGCGGCCAAGCCCGTCAAGCACGACGAACCGCCTCCGCAGGAAGGCAAAAACGAGCCCATTACCTGTAAGCACGTTCACTACGGGGTCCACTAGAGAACTGGTCCAAACCACTGCGCCGTCGCGCACGCTTAAGCTCAGCAAATCAGGGCTCTTGGGCTCCCAAACTAGAATCGCATCGCCCAGCTGGGCAACTCGCGGCTCGCTGAACGGTAGCTCTCTCCTCCACCCTCTACTGAGCGACGCGACCTCTCTCCTCCTAACCGACAAGAGATCTGCGCCGAACAGGAAAAGGCGGAGCTCGTTTACTATAGGCTCACTGTCACGGTACACCTCCTCCAGCTGGGACCCCGCTAGCTGGAAAGTTATGTGCCCGGAAACCGTTGATAGAGAAACGAGTTTTCCGCTTGAAGCTAGTTCCTGCGGTACTACATTGAGCTGCTTTTCAGCCACAACCTCCCCGAGGCAGTTCAACGCGAGAAGGCTGGACTTCAGGAGACCAGCCCTCGCGAGAACGAAGAGGTGGTCTCCGCTAAACGCGACGGGACCTATTTTCTGGCTGAACCTCCTCTCCGCAACTACGCCGTCCTGGTTCAGGAACACAACCCTGTCGCCTTCCCGTGACGTGCAGACGAGAGCAAAGCTTCCTTTACAGGTTCCAGACGCCTTGTAGCCTGCCTCAGCCTCGTAGAGCAACTTAGGGGAAGCCCCGTTGGCCGAGAAAACCATTAGCCTGCCGCCGCTCTGCACAGTCGCAAAGATGGTGTCGCTCAACGCCCTGAGCTTGACTACCCTCCCGGGAAGCTTGTACGCCTCCGCTACGGAGTACTCGGTCAGCCTTAGTGGCTCCATCGTCTCACTCTAAGCGTTTACCGCAGTACAGGCAGAGCTTTTCCGCCTTGGGGTTTGGAGCCCCGCAGTGGGGGCACTTCCTGTACTCTATCCCTCTCTTTTGGAAGAACTCCTCGATCGTGCTGAAGAGTATGCTGCGGGTCTGCTCAATGGACTCCGCGGCGCCACCCTTGGCGGCTGAGACAAGCTCCTCGATCACCCTCCTGGGGAGTTCGCTGAGAGGATGCCCATTCACGGTCTTTTTCGCCATGTCAATGTCGAACTTCATGTGAGCAGACTTGTAGAGTAACTTGCTGGATAGAACGTTCTGCACGATCATTAGAGGGGAGCTTCTCCAGTACCAACTCATATAGCTGTAGTAGGATCCGTCGGCGCTTGCCCGCTGCAAGTCGAACTCTTTGCTCAAGTAGTCGTAGCCTAAGTTAGCCTGCCTTCTGGGGCAAGCACCGGACAGGTAGTGCTCGCACAAAAAGGGGTTTTCAGCATCGTTGCAGAAGTAGCAAGGCAGGCTCATGACCCGGACGTCTTCCGACTTGACCGATATGTCCCCGTTGCGAGCGGCGATCAGGGGCATGAAGACCGTAACGTTCCCTTCAAGCGTTAAGTTGCCGTGAACGTAGATCTGGAAGACAGAAGAGTCCTTGATCACGGCCTCTCCCTTCACCTCCCGGGAGCCCGCTACGAGCTTACCGAGTATGATCGAGCGCGCGTTCACGCTTACGTTTGTGAGACCTACTACGTTCCCGAGGATCAGCGAAGGTGCCTCGATGTG from Infirmifilum sp. NZ encodes:
- a CDS encoding zinc ribbon domain-containing protein, which encodes MPGLLKRRFPEEEKLKYDSTRDIVHILGGYRGAEPIVAVRKIVADSDIVQLNDMMAFDSVEIKEDSIVSGNILSGGYVSFSLADGNTFVNGDVGAMARSEQPEGAGVVRIRGSGTCVVYGNILAREVHIEAPSLILGNVVGLTNVSVNARSIILGKLVAGSREVKGEAVIKDSSVFQIYVHGNLTLEGNVTVFMPLIAARNGDISVKSEDVRVMSLPCYFCNDAENPFLCEHYLSGACPRRQANLGYDYLSKEFDLQRASADGSYYSYMSWYWRSSPLMIVQNVLSSKLLYKSAHMKFDIDMAKKTVNGHPLSELPRRVIEELVSAAKGGAAESIEQTRSILFSTIEEFFQKRGIEYRKCPHCGAPNPKAEKLCLYCGKRLE
- a CDS encoding protein kinase domain-containing protein — protein: MEPLRLTEYSVAEAYKLPGRVVKLRALSDTIFATVQSGGRLMVFSANGASPKLLYEAEAGYKASGTCKGSFALVCTSREGDRVVFLNQDGVVAERRFSQKIGPVAFSGDHLFVLARAGLLKSSLLALNCLGEVVAEKQLNVVPQELASSGKLVSLSTVSGHITFQLAGSQLEEVYRDSEPIVNELRLFLFGADLLSVRRREVASLSRGWRRELPFSEPRVAQLGDAILVWEPKSPDLLSLSVRDGAVVWTSSLVDPVVNVLTGNGLVFAFLRRRFVVLDGLGRPRDFAYLPVPEVEEADFLGESLVFSLVDWVGVARKTAINPEVKLMRLQRIGGRPFLEAKIVVNTPSGRESLERVTVLASRERESVSARTEEKGFHTLLIPISPGENTLRVTVKQTVELMGQEFALESSQDLSVSVPESLGEIPELVGRILNRRFAIHEQLGQGGFAATYKARDILSDRLVAVKVFDPMYGDPATLVTEAYHAAKTAEKVNKGEKVVVEALEAGKFTVSSAVTGESEREVFALVQEYVDGGSLRGFIEGGYPLKRRLEVATRVAHKVAVLHEHGVVHGDLKPENVLLYSSMEPVLADLYTAVILDRFETARRLLKFAYTPVYAPPELMTQGVYSREGDVYSLAVTAVETITSSPPSPPNIPVPLLRQNLPEETVIALKEALNKEPKKRPKASELEEALAKALKHHSS
- a CDS encoding ankyrin repeat domain-containing protein; translation: MHFAAAHGHVDVARLLIKSGADVNARDNEGKTPLDLAREGGHREVAGLLESAARQVQPAGQQAAVQQGLIASVEAPPAGCW